The Nitrospinota bacterium genomic interval TTGTAGGGATCGTCGGAAATCAGATACACCGCGCGTCCCATCTTTCGCGATTGCCTTTCAAGACAAGCCGCCAAGGCTGTGAGCGACTGCCGGGAATAGACCACGCCGGTCGGGTTATTAGGGGAGTTGATCATGACCGCCCGGGTACGCTCGGTAAACGCTTTTTCCAGCGCCTCCAGATTCAGGGTGAAATCCTCGTTCGTAGCAACCGGAACCGCCTTGCCGCCATGATTGTCGGCATAAAACAAGTATTCCACGAAATAAGGCGAAAAGATGATGACTTCATCACCGGGGTCCAGCAGGGTCTTGAGAGTGATGTTCAATCCTCCCGCCGCCCCACAGACCAGGACCAAATCATCGGGAGAAAGATCCACCTTGCACTCCGGTGCCAGCGACCGTGCGAGAGTTTCCCGAACATCGGGAAGCCCGGCATTGGGCATGTAACGGTGCAATCCGGGGGTCGGATCCTTTGCCGCCGCGACCAAAGCCTGTTTCAATGCCTCAGGGGGTTCAACCACAGGATTGCCGAGCGACAGGTCAAAGACGTTGTCTGCTCCAAATTCCTGCTTGAGGCGAATGCCTTCTTCGAACATTTTGCGAATCCAGGAAGAATTTTCCATGAATCCAATGATTTTTCGGGAGATCGCCATACGCTGCCTTTTTAATAGATAGGAAAAACCATTAAATAGCATAAAGCGGCATTGGGTTCAATGGGGAGAACCTGAAGCGGGAAATTAATTCAAATTTTTAGAAGGGGCGCGGCATTGGCTTGCAGGAGGGTAAATATTCCCGGGAAGGGCGGAGTGCTTATTTTATGAAGTTATTTGAAAAATTAAGTCTCCACAGAAAAATCATATCGGCTTTTTTCATCGTTTTGAATCAACTCGCCGAGTTTTTTAATATCCAGCGACAGATTGTATTTGGCAGGATCGCCTTTAGGATCAGAGGCCTGGAGTTTTTTAAAAGATTGGCGCACGCCGGGGGATTGCAAAATTGCTTTTTCAATCTCTAGCCACAAGGTTTCGGCTAATTGTCTTTGCGTTTCTTTTAGTTTCACTTTTATATCCAGAGCATCGTTAGGTAGAATAAAGATTTTACTGAGCCGATATTGCGGCTGAGTCAATGGAAAGTCACAAACTTGTCACCTTCCGTTGCATGAGCGCCCGGATTTGTGAATTTGATTTAATGATATTATGCTTCTTTCTTTATTCTTTCAGCCCGATACCCATACCCGATGACGGACAATCCGGTAATAAAATTTAATAAGGTCAGCAAATATTATATGGCGGGCGGCACTCGCGTCACCGCGCTCAAGAGCGTCGATATGGAATTGCACTCGGGAGACTTTGTCACCGTCATGGGACCCAGCGGCGGCGGCAAGACCACCCTGCTCAACTGCATCGGCGGGCTGGACGCGCCAGACGAAGGCGAAATATTCCTCAACAACCGTTTGATCTCGAAAATGAGCGACCGGGAATTGACGCAGTTACGCCGCCAGGAAATCGGATTCGTGTTTCAGTTTTTCAATCTCATGCCCACTTTGACCCTTTGGGAAAATGTGGAGCTTCCCCTGCTGTTAAGCCATTCCTCAAAAACTGATGACAAGAGGATTCACACGTTGCTGGAATATGTGGGGCTTCAGAACCGGGCGCAATCCTTCCCGGCGGAATTGTCCGGCGGAGAAATGCAGAGAGTCGCCATCGCCAGGGCGCTGGTGCATCAACCGGCTATCATCCTGGCAGACGAACCCACCGGCAACCTCGACTCGGAAAACGGGACCAAAATTCTGGAGTTGATGAAAAAGGTATCGGTCGAATTTCAAACCACACTTGTAGTGGTCACACACAACCCGCAAATCGCTTCCTACGGAAATTGTCATTTTGAAATCCGCGATGGGGAATTGACCCAAAAAGAATGAACTTTCTTTTTTATTTCAAGGATCTGTTCACCGCCCTCATCCTGCGCCCTCTCCTGCGCGATCCGTTTCGCACCGGCGTCACTATTCTGGGCGTGGCCATTGGCGTCGCGGTATTCTTAAGCATCCGTCTCACCAATGCGCAAACCATGCTTTCGTTTCAGGAAAGCGTCGATCTCGTTCTTGGAAAATCCAACGCAGTGATCCATGCCGAGGGCATGAGTTTTGACGAAAATCATTTCAAAAAACTCCTCACTCTAAGAGAATGGATCAAAGTCTACCCGGTGATAGAAGGTTACGGCGTGGAATCCAGCACGGGCGAAGTTGTAGAGATCCTCGGAACCGATCTATTGCAGGACAGCGGCATTCGCGATTTTTCCCTCAAGACGGTAGAGCCGGACTTGAAAGGCCTGCTCCCCATCATCCTGGACCCCAAAGGCATCGTCCTGCCGGAAAAATTCATCCCCGTAACCCGGTTTCAGCCGGGCGACAGTATTCGGTTCCTGGTCAACGGCCAACCTCGAGACTTGAAAGTTACAGCCGTGTTGGAAAATAAAGGCATCGCAAAAGCGTTAAACGGCAATTTCGCCATGATGGATATCGCCGCCGCTCAGTTGGCTTTGAACAAATTGGGCAAGCTCGACCGTATCGACGTGGAGTTCCTTAAAGACACCGATTTTGACCGCATGCAAGCAAAGATCGCCACAGTACTGCCGGATTTTCTCAACATCGACCGCCCGGACAGAAAAAACAAACAGGTGGAAAAAATGCTCAGGGCGTTCCAGTACAACCTGACGGCATTGAGCTTCGTCGCCCTGCTCGTCGCGCTTTATCTGATCTACAACATGATCGCCCTGTCCGTCGTCCGCCGCCGCATGGAAATCGGCACGCTTCGGGCCTTGGGAGCGACACCTACGCTTATAGCCGTCATCTTTTTTCTGGAAGCCGGGATCATCGGTACGGCGGGATCGTTTCTGGGAATCGGGCTCGGGTATTATTTCGCCCAGTTTTCACTGGACGCGGTCACGCTCACGATCAACAACCTGTATGCGCCCAGCTACGTGACAGAAGTGGATTTCCACTGGCAAAAAATGTGGCCTTATGTCGTTTTAGGCATCGGGCTCTCTCTGGTTTCGGCTCTCATTCCGGCTTACGATGCGGCCAAAACATCGCCCACCCTGGTGATGCGCCGTGGCAGTTACGATCTCAAACTGTTTCGCGGCAACCGCAAGCTGAATCTGTCTGCGCTCCTGACGATACTTCTGTCCGCCGGGTGTACGCAATTGCCGGCCATCAATAATTTCCCCTATTTCGGGTTTCTGTCGGTCTTCCTGCTCATTCTGGGGTTGTCCCTGCTGTCGCCCTCGGCGCTTCTTCTGGCCCGTCGCCTCCTGCATGGATCGTGCAAAAAGTTATTTGGCGGCGAAGGTCTGCTCGCCAGCATGAACCTCTCGCAAAATGTCGGACGCAACTCGCTGGCGGTTTCGTCTCTGGCCATTGCCTTCATGATGGTCATCAGCATGTCGATCATGGTTCACAGTTTCAGAACAACGGTAATCGTCTGGATCGGCCAGACGTTACGGGCGGATCTGTTTGTCCGCATCGCCGGGGGCCGTGACATCGATTACCAGTACACCCTGCCCTCGGATCGCGTGAAGCAACTGAAACAGATTGCGGGAGTCGCCGCGATCGACCAATTCCGGGCCATCGATATTTCATACAACGACAAGCCCGTGGTTTTAGCGACAGGGGATTTCTCGGTGCTTTCGCAATTTGGAAACCTGGTGATCAAAACCGGCCCCCCAGCGCAGGAACTGGACCGCTGGATGGTCGGACACAACCGGGCCATCGTCTCCGAAGCGTTTTCTCTCAAGCACAAGGTGAAGACAGGAGACCGTTTACACCTGACAACACCGGGCGGCCCGCTGGATGTTGAGATTATCGCTGTGTATTTCGATTACTCCCGCGAACGCGGCTACATCATCCTCGATCGGACGACGTTTCTGAAATATTACCAGGACCCGGCCATCAACAGCTTTATCATTTATCTTGCGGATAAAAACCAGCTCACAAACGTTCGTAAAAACGTGTTGAACACCATCGGCAAAGATTATCAACTCGTCATCCGCTCGAATGCGGAACTGAAAAAAGACGTTCTTGACGTGTTCGACCGAACCTTCGCCATCACCTACGCCCTGGAAATCATCGCCATTGGCGTTGCGGTATTGGGTCTTTTCAACACCCTGATATCTCTCATTCTGGAGCGCAAGCGCGAGGTTGGAATTTTGCGCTTTCTGGGCGCGTTTAAAGATCAGGTCAAGCGCGTGGTGTTGATCGAGGCGGGGATATTAGGTTTGATCGGGTCGGGCATGGGTTTGATCGCAGGGGTGATCGTTTCCTACATCCTGATCTTTGTCATCAACAAGCAGTCCTTCGGCTGGACCATTCAGGTGCATTTCCCTTATCTGTTTATCCTTCTCACCACCCTCCTCTTTTGGGTAGTTTCCACATCCGCCGGGCTGTATCCTGCCCGTCTCGCCGCCAAACTCAACCCGAAAGAAGCCGTGCGGGTGGAATAAAGCCTTCCAAGAAAATAGTCGGAGTAATATACTGATAAAAATTCCAGAGAGATTGAAAATGCCATCTATCGGCAAAGTTCTAGACATTCTAAGATACTGGGGAAGGGAGGACCTAGTAAGGATACTTGATAATTCAGAGATCAACTTCGAAATTTCAGACTCTTATGGGAAGATGGCTAAATTTTCCCGGCTAACCACAGTTGAAATTTTTTCTTCCATCCAAAATTGTGAACGTCTGCGAGCTCTTCTCTCAAATGATCAACAGTTAATTATTAAAGCTTTCTTGGAAATCTATCCTCCAAGAGAAAATGACATTGAAATTTGTGACCTGAAATTTGTTGTCAACCAAGAAGCACCTACGGCACCAGAACCTGCTATGAAACAATTAATTAAAGAGATTGAGGCTCAACGAAATTTGATGATAGCTGTATCTACAGGGGGTCCTAGGATACAAGAAGTTAATCATGAGTATGATAATAGGCGAAGACAGATTCAATCCAACCTTTCTCAACTGCACATCGATGATCCTAACCCCTATGGAACCCTTTGGGAATGGTATGGTAAATGGAGTAGTGGTGATTTACCAACCTACCAATCTCGTCGATTATATATTAACGAGCTTTATAACCCACTTCTCGATAGGCTTTCCAAGGGAACTTTGATTGATGAAACCTCACTTCGAGAACCAACTGGATGGGCTCGCGTTGATCGATGTTTGGACAAAGTCCGAATTCAGTTGGAACGATCTTCAACTGAAGAAGATTTCCAATCTGTGGGGCTCCTTTGTAGGGAAACTCTTATTTCTCTTGCACAGGCAGTATATGATCCTAAAAATCATAGCACCAGTGATGGAACTGTTCCAAGTAAAACCGATGCGAAAAGAATGCTGGAAGCCTTTATTGAGAAGGAACTTTCAGGAGGAAGTCACGAAGCTACGCGGAGGCACGCGAAAGCATCACTTCAACTTGCCAATGATGTTCAACATCGACGAGACGCTCAATTCCGTGATGCGGCTTTATGCGCCGAAGCAACTTCGTCCGTAGTTAACGTAATTGCAATAATTTCTGGACGACGAGATCCCGTCAATTAAATTGGGATTTGGACCATTACTGGTAGGAAACGTGCAATTTCTTGAAGGATTGCAAAAGCAACAGGCACAAACAAACCACAATTGCGTAGCCGCCGATGATTCTAAAAAAATCCTGGGCACTCACCAGACTGTAGGCGGTTAAAAAGAACACCGCCCCGACATTTCCATAAGCCCCGGCCATGCCCGCCATTTTTCCCGTCAGGTCTTTGCGGATGAGCGGCACGGCGGCAAAGCAGGCTCCGTTTCCCGCCTGCAGAAATACCGAACAGGTAATCGCCAGCAGAATCACCCACCCCAGGTGCCAGCTGGCGTTTATTTCCCCCATAGCCCAAAAGCCTGCCAGGGCTCCAAGAACTAAAACCGCCAAGGTCTGCCTTCTTCCAAGCAGGTCGGACAACCAACCGCCGCTGGGCCGGGTGATCAGGTTCATCACCGCAAAGCTCGAACCCAAAATACCGGCAGTGGCCACTGAAAGACCAAAGGTGGTTTCCAAAAATTGCGGAAACATGGAAACCACGGCCAACTCCGCTCCAAAAGTCAGCGCGTAAACCAGACTTAGAATAAATATCTGCCGGAATTCGTAGTGTTCTTCTTTGGGGATGGCTCGTTTAAGGTTCGGCAAATTAACGCGGAGGGACTCTACCAAATTCAAGAAGAAAATTCCGCTGACACCGGCATAAAGCAGCAGGGTGACGTCCTGTGAAAATAGCGGCGACGACAGCGCGGATAATTTCCACACCAGAGCCAGGAGGGAACCGTAAACAGGAAGCATCAATACGATCTGTAAAATTAGATCCTTGCGGGACGTCACCTCAATGGAGTGAATCAGGCTGACCTTGAAATCGCGCCCGCGGTCGGGAATTTCTACAGCCCATTTCCAGTAGACCCCGGCCCAGATCAGACACAACAAGCCGGAAAATGCCGTAGCCGCCCGCCAACCCATTTCTTCGGGAAACAACAGCGCAACGACAGGCAGGGAAAATGCCGCGGCGGCGGCTCCAAAATTTCCCCATCCGGCATAAATCCCCTGGGCGATTCCCATTTTTTCCGGCGGAAACCATTCGGCGATCATTTTGATTCCGACCACAAAGCCAGCGCCCACGATGCCCATCAGCAGACGGGCAATCAGAAACTCAAAAAACTGGGTGGACGTGGCAAAATAAAAACAAACTGAGGCAGCAAACAGCAGCAGACCACAGAACACCTTTCTCGGCCCGTGACGGTCGACCAGGACGCCGATGATGATCCTTGCGGGTATCGTCAGAGCCACATTGCAGATCATCAGGATTTCGATCTGATCCAACGACAGGCCCACCTGCTTCATGATCGTGGTGTTGAACGGGGCCATGTTGAACCAGGCCACGAAGGTCAAAAAAAAAGCGACCCACGTCAAATGCAGGGCGCTTTTCTGCTGATCACTGAATCCAAGCATTAAAATGTTTATCAGGAACGGAGCAAGGTCATTGCGAGGTGGCTTGACTGCTCATGAATTGATGGGTTTCGACCACACCGGATCTATCGAAGGTGACAACCAGATCTTTGGAGGTGTCTTGACCTATCAAACGATACTTATTGTGCTCATAAACCCAGATCTCTTTTCCATTTTGAACGCCTTTTTTAAAAGGCTGTCCAAACATGGATTCCATTTCCTCCTTG includes:
- a CDS encoding pyridoxal phosphate-dependent aminotransferase, with the protein product MAISRKIIGFMENSSWIRKMFEEGIRLKQEFGADNVFDLSLGNPVVEPPEALKQALVAAAKDPTPGLHRYMPNAGLPDVRETLARSLAPECKVDLSPDDLVLVCGAAGGLNITLKTLLDPGDEVIIFSPYFVEYLFYADNHGGKAVPVATNEDFTLNLEALEKAFTERTRAVMINSPNNPTGVVYSRQSLTALAACLERQSRKMGRAVYLISDDPYKKIAFDGVETPNICEFYDNSIYITSHSKDLAVPGERIGMVVVHPRAESAKELMAGLIFCNRVLGFVNAPALIQRAVKNAQGAMVDVKEYQRKRDFLYGELTRIGYSVVKPQGAFYFFPKSPLADEVEFVRILASKRVLVVPGRGFGLPGYFRLSYCLPDSVLEGSIPGFEEAFRETAGKG
- a CDS encoding FtsX-like permease family protein, which translates into the protein MNFLFYFKDLFTALILRPLLRDPFRTGVTILGVAIGVAVFLSIRLTNAQTMLSFQESVDLVLGKSNAVIHAEGMSFDENHFKKLLTLREWIKVYPVIEGYGVESSTGEVVEILGTDLLQDSGIRDFSLKTVEPDLKGLLPIILDPKGIVLPEKFIPVTRFQPGDSIRFLVNGQPRDLKVTAVLENKGIAKALNGNFAMMDIAAAQLALNKLGKLDRIDVEFLKDTDFDRMQAKIATVLPDFLNIDRPDRKNKQVEKMLRAFQYNLTALSFVALLVALYLIYNMIALSVVRRRMEIGTLRALGATPTLIAVIFFLEAGIIGTAGSFLGIGLGYYFAQFSLDAVTLTINNLYAPSYVTEVDFHWQKMWPYVVLGIGLSLVSALIPAYDAAKTSPTLVMRRGSYDLKLFRGNRKLNLSALLTILLSAGCTQLPAINNFPYFGFLSVFLLILGLSLLSPSALLLARRLLHGSCKKLFGGEGLLASMNLSQNVGRNSLAVSSLAIAFMMVISMSIMVHSFRTTVIVWIGQTLRADLFVRIAGGRDIDYQYTLPSDRVKQLKQIAGVAAIDQFRAIDISYNDKPVVLATGDFSVLSQFGNLVIKTGPPAQELDRWMVGHNRAIVSEAFSLKHKVKTGDRLHLTTPGGPLDVEIIAVYFDYSRERGYIILDRTTFLKYYQDPAINSFIIYLADKNQLTNVRKNVLNTIGKDYQLVIRSNAELKKDVLDVFDRTFAITYALEIIAIGVAVLGLFNTLISLILERKREVGILRFLGAFKDQVKRVVLIEAGILGLIGSGMGLIAGVIVSYILIFVINKQSFGWTIQVHFPYLFILLTTLLFWVVSTSAGLYPARLAAKLNPKEAVRVE
- a CDS encoding MFS transporter codes for the protein MLGFSDQQKSALHLTWVAFFLTFVAWFNMAPFNTTIMKQVGLSLDQIEILMICNVALTIPARIIIGVLVDRHGPRKVFCGLLLFAASVCFYFATSTQFFEFLIARLLMGIVGAGFVVGIKMIAEWFPPEKMGIAQGIYAGWGNFGAAAAAFSLPVVALLFPEEMGWRAATAFSGLLCLIWAGVYWKWAVEIPDRGRDFKVSLIHSIEVTSRKDLILQIVLMLPVYGSLLALVWKLSALSSPLFSQDVTLLLYAGVSGIFFLNLVESLRVNLPNLKRAIPKEEHYEFRQIFILSLVYALTFGAELAVVSMFPQFLETTFGLSVATAGILGSSFAVMNLITRPSGGWLSDLLGRRQTLAVLVLGALAGFWAMGEINASWHLGWVILLAITCSVFLQAGNGACFAAVPLIRKDLTGKMAGMAGAYGNVGAVFFLTAYSLVSAQDFFRIIGGYAIVVCLCLLLLQSFKKLHVSYQ
- a CDS encoding ABC transporter ATP-binding protein; amino-acid sequence: MAGGTRVTALKSVDMELHSGDFVTVMGPSGGGKTTLLNCIGGLDAPDEGEIFLNNRLISKMSDRELTQLRRQEIGFVFQFFNLMPTLTLWENVELPLLLSHSSKTDDKRIHTLLEYVGLQNRAQSFPAELSGGEMQRVAIARALVHQPAIILADEPTGNLDSENGTKILELMKKVSVEFQTTLVVVTHNPQIASYGNCHFEIRDGELTQKE
- the bamE gene encoding outer membrane protein assembly factor BamE, which translates into the protein MKRFLFIGILLAILAVTGCGTSGKEFNEVLYDSIENGHTTKEEMESMFGQPFKKGVQNGKEIWVYEHNKYRLIGQDTSKDLVVTFDRSGVVETHQFMSSQATSQ